The segment TTCGGTCCGGCGGTCCGCCCGGAGCTGGACCCGGTGGTCCAGGCAGTTTCCGGCGGATTCCCCGCTCAAATTGAAATAGGCGTGATTCGTCATGCTGACCACCGTGGGCCGGTCCGACGTCGCGGTGTAATCCAGAATCAGTTCGTTCGCCTCGGTCACCATGTAGACCAGCGTCGCCTCGACTTCACCCGGAAAACCGGCGTCGCCGTCCGGGCTCGTAAGCCGCAGCGCCAGCATCGTATTGTCGATCACGTCGGCCTTCCAGAGCCGCCGCCCCCAGCAGTCGCCGCCGTGCAGCGTATTTTTTCCGTTGCTGTCGTTCAGCGCAAGTTCGTACTCTTTGCCGTCAAGCGTGAAGCGGCCGCCGGCGATGCGGTTTGCGACCCGGCCGATCACGGCGCCGAAGAACGGCCCGTTTTCGATATAATCGGCCGGATTGCCGAAGCCGAGCAGGACATCGGTCATGCGGCCATCCCGGTCCGGCGCCCAGATGCTGACCACCGCGCCGCCGAAATCGGTAATGTCCGCGCCGAAACCCGAGCTGTTGCGGAGCCGGTACAGTTTTGCGGTCCGGCCGTCCGGCGTCTTGAAAAAATCCTTCACTACCATGATTCGCCTCCTTCGACCGGCGTGCCGGTCAATTCGTTCCAGGTTTTAAAATGTGTCTTCGCACAGCGCTCGAAGACGGATGCGCCGAACCGTTCCATCAGGCTCCGGCCGGCCGCCTTGACCTGCGGCCCGGCGCCGCGCGGCAGTTCGATTCCGAACTCGGCCTCCAGCTTCGCCATGCCGCGCAGGAACTGCTCGCGCGAAAGGATGCTCGCAGCCGCCACGGCGACGTCGCTCTCGGCCTTGGTCCGCTGGTCGAGCCGGATCTCCCGGCCCCGCGTCAGAAGCGCGCGCCGGATCAGCCGTTCGTCCGCAAATTTATCCGACAGCATGCGCGGACAGGCCGGCACTTTTTCGAGCAGGTTTTCAATGACCCGCGCATGTCCCCAGGCCAGCAGCCGGTTCAGGTTGCCGAATTTGGCGTAAAGCCGGTTGTAGGATTCGGGACCGATCACCACCGCCGTCCAGCCGTTCCCGGCGATCTCCCGGATCCCGGCCGATAGCTCCATGATCTTCTTCGAACTTTTGATCAGCTTCGAATCGCAGCAGCCGATCGCGCGAAGCTTCGGGCCGGTAACCTCGTCGGCATAGACGCCGGCGATGCAGAGCGGCCCGAAGAAATCTCCCTTGCCGCTTTCGTCGACCCCGCCGTGCGGATCGACCGCCTCTTCCGCCGGCTCCTCCTCATACCCGAACGTGAACGTATGCAGAATCTCCGGCTCGAGCAGAAAGGTCACGAAATCCTCCGTGCCGCCGCCCTGCACGGTCAGCTTGCCGGAGTTGTAGGCCACGACGTTCGTCTTTTCCAGCTCCGCCTTCCAGCGCGCGTACGGCTGCTCCGAGAACTTCCAGCCGCGTCCGTCGAGCAGGAGCCGGAGCTGCTCCGCCTGCTCCTCCGTCACGGTGCAGACATAGCTGGTCACTTTTTTCTCCGCCATTACTTCACCTCGGTGCGGCCGGTGAGCGCCGCGGTGATCGTCGCGCCGTCGGCATATGAGAGGTTCGCCCCGGCCGGAAGCCCCAGCGCGGGCTGCGTCACCCGGACCGGCGCGCCCTTCAGCAGCTCGGCGATATAGATCGCGGTCGCCCGCCCCTCCACATCGCTGCTCAAAGCCAGGATCACCTCGCGCACCTCGCCGGAACGGGCGCGTTCAAGCAGCTTCGGCAGATTCAGCCCGGCCCCGTTCTCCGCATCCATCGGAGAAATGCGGCCGCCGAGCACATGATACCTGCCCCGGAAGTTCCCGCTCGATTCGATCGCGAACATCTGCGCCATCGTCTCAACGACGCAGACGGTGCCGCCGTCCCGGTCCGGGCGGCCGCAGACCATGCAGAGCTCCCCCGCGTCGGCCAGCGCGCCGCAGACCGGACAGCTGCCGACTGTCTCGGGCAGCGTGCCGAGCAGCCGGCCGAGAAATTCGAGTTTCTCCGGCTCCCACTCCAGAAGCGACAGCGCGAGGCGTTCGGCCCCGCGCCGGCCGATGCCGGGGAGCTGCTTCAAAGCCGCGATCAGGGCTTCCACCGCTTCCGGATAGTGCATCATCCGCGCCGAATCCTCAGAAAATACCCGGCATGTCGACGCCGAGGCCGCCGGTGACTTCGTTCATCTTCTCCTGCGCCGTGGCCTTTGCTGCCGCCAGCGCCGAATTGGCCGCCACCAGAATCTGTTCCTCCAGAAGCGCCCGGTCCTTCAGCGCCTCGTCGGTCAGGCTGATCTCCTTGATCCGGAAGTCGCCGGTCACAGTCACCCGGACCTGGCACCCGGGACTCGACGCCGAAAACTCCATGGTCGGCATCTCCTCCTTGAACTTCTTGAGATTGGCCTGAATATCTTTCGCCTTAGACATCATTTTAGCGAGTTCGCCCAGATTTCCGAACATATTGCTCATCCTTGCATTGCCCTGTTTGTTGTCAGCTGAAAAAAAAGCCGGCTTGCAACTGATTCAAGCCGGCTCCGGAATTCCGCATCACCGGAATTATTTGCTCTCACCGGCCTTCTTCGGCTCGGGATTTCTGACCGATTTCACGTTGTTGTTCGTCGAAACCGGCTCCTTCGCGTGCCAGAGCGACACGAGCTGCGGAGAGATGTAGATCGACGAATAGGTGCCGATGACGATGCCGAGCATCATGATCAGCACGAAATCGTTGATCGCAATGCCGCCGCCGAGAAACAGCACGAACACCACGATAAAGGTAGTGAAACTGGTCAGAATCGTCCGGTTCAACGTCTGGTTGACCGACAGATTCACATTTTCGTCGAACGTCCCGCAGACGCCGAGACGCGCATTTTCGCGGATGCGGTCGAAGATGACCACCGTGTCGTTGATCGAATAACCGATGACGGTCAGCAGCGCGGCAACCACCGTCAGCGACACGGTCCGGCCGGTCGCCAGGAAGATGCCGAGCGCGATGATCACATCGTGCGCCAGCGCGAGAATGCTCGACAGCGCGAACGTGAATTCGTAACGCAGCGAAATGTAGACGCCGATGCCGATGATCGAAAGCCCGATCGCAATCAGCGCCGCCTTCGTGAATTCATCTCCGATGAGTCCGCCCACGCTCGACTCGAGGCCGCCCGAAAGCTGCGCCTTCGGAAACTCCTTGTTGAGCAGGTTCATCAG is part of the Victivallis lenta genome and harbors:
- a CDS encoding aldose epimerase family protein, whose translation is MVVKDFFKTPDGRTAKLYRLRNSSGFGADITDFGGAVVSIWAPDRDGRMTDVLLGFGNPADYIENGPFFGAVIGRVANRIAGGRFTLDGKEYELALNDSNGKNTLHGGDCWGRRLWKADVIDNTMLALRLTSPDGDAGFPGEVEATLVYMVTEANELILDYTATSDRPTVVSMTNHAYFNLSGESAGNCLDHRVQLRADRRTEVDEFLAPTGSCPPVAGTPYDLNAGKSFRQIFADLPCGFDDNFVLGDVDGVMKRDVAVVSSDTTGIEVRVSTSAPGIQFYMGYFLDGTAVGKNGGGYPQFGAFCLETQLWPDAVHHSEFPSARLEPGRPYKQTTVYQFGIAE
- the rnhC gene encoding ribonuclease HIII — translated: MAEKKVTSYVCTVTEEQAEQLRLLLDGRGWKFSEQPYARWKAELEKTNVVAYNSGKLTVQGGGTEDFVTFLLEPEILHTFTFGYEEEPAEEAVDPHGGVDESGKGDFFGPLCIAGVYADEVTGPKLRAIGCCDSKLIKSSKKIMELSAGIREIAGNGWTAVVIGPESYNRLYAKFGNLNRLLAWGHARVIENLLEKVPACPRMLSDKFADERLIRRALLTRGREIRLDQRTKAESDVAVAAASILSREQFLRGMAKLEAEFGIELPRGAGPQVKAAGRSLMERFGASVFERCAKTHFKTWNELTGTPVEGGESW
- the recR gene encoding recombination mediator RecR yields the protein MMHYPEAVEALIAALKQLPGIGRRGAERLALSLLEWEPEKLEFLGRLLGTLPETVGSCPVCGALADAGELCMVCGRPDRDGGTVCVVETMAQMFAIESSGNFRGRYHVLGGRISPMDAENGAGLNLPKLLERARSGEVREVILALSSDVEGRATAIYIAELLKGAPVRVTQPALGLPAGANLSYADGATITAALTGRTEVK
- a CDS encoding YbaB/EbfC family nucleoid-associated protein, with the translated sequence MFGNLGELAKMMSKAKDIQANLKKFKEEMPTMEFSASSPGCQVRVTVTGDFRIKEISLTDEALKDRALLEEQILVAANSALAAAKATAQEKMNEVTGGLGVDMPGIF